From the Deinococcus aestuarii genome, the window GCAGCAGGAGAAGGACGAGGACCAGGAGCAGCCACACCCACAGGGGCGTGCCCTTGCCCCGCAGCCGGGTCACGCGCCCACCTCCGGGCGGAAGGCGGCGAGCCGGGCGTGCAGATCGGCGTCGGCGGGGGGCCGGGCGCCGAAGCGGGCGACCACCCACCCGCCCACCTGCACGGCGAGGCGGGCGGCAGAGGCGGCGTCCCCGTGCCGCAGCCACCCGGCCAGGAAGGCGCCCCCGAAGGCGTCCCCGGCCCCGGTCGCGTCGATCAGGCGGTCATCTGTCGCCGGGACGTGGGTGCGGGGCTGCCCGGGGCCTTCGAGGAGCGCACCCTTCTCGTCGAGCTTGAGGACCACCAGGGCGTGCGGGTAGCGCCCGCGCAGCCAGCCGAGGGCCCGGTCCGGGTCGGTGCAGCCGCTCATGGCGTGGGCCTCGTCGAGGTTGGGGAAGATCAGGTCGAAGGGCACGGCGTCCACGATCTCCAGGAAGTCCTCGCGCCCCATCTGCCCGATCATCTGGAAGCTGCCGGGATCGAGGCTCAGCGTCGCCCCGCCCGCCTTGGCGACCCGCGCGGCCTCCAGCGCGGCGGCGCGCGGCGGGTCGCGGAAGAGGCTCCAGGCGGTGAGGTGCAGGTG encodes:
- a CDS encoding carbohydrate kinase family protein → MTQDHLKHGRGLPGPLVSLGDLAWDVLAKPDTMLMAGGDTTGRLELSGGGSAANLAVWASRADFPSAFVGKIGRDRFGELATAELEAEGVTGHLILSDEHRTGVILALIDRRGQRAMLTGQGADWELLPGELPREVLAGAGHLHLTAWSLFRDPPRAAALEAARVAKAGGATLSLDPGSFQMIGQMGREDFLEIVDAVPFDLIFPNLDEAHAMSGCTDPDRALGWLRGRYPHALVVLKLDEKGALLEGPGQPRTHVPATDDRLIDATGAGDAFGGAFLAGWLRHGDAASAARLAVQVGGWVVARFGARPPADADLHARLAAFRPEVGA